The window ACAATTTTTTTAAAAAATTCATAAAGACGAACGATGGAAATTGCGATAAGATTAATATACTTTGATGTTTACTTTTTTACCGGGTGTTACGGTTGTTTCTACAAAAGATATCATCCTGTTTTGGTCATCAGCCCCTTTTTTTAAGGCAACGGTATTTCCATTGATATTAGCCCGCTTAAATGTACCATAGAACATCGCTTTCCATTTAAAAGATTGTTTACCGGTATTAGTAATAATTGATTGCTGCCTGCCCACATGGGTTAAATTAACGGTAGTGCGTAAAAGAGATAAGTGATTAACAAATGCACTATCTGCACTGTTGGTTTTGTAAATGGTGCCCAGCGTTTTGGTCCGTGCATCGGGAGCAACACCCATTAAGCCCTGCACAACTCCTTCAATTACACCGTAAGATACTTCAGGATATTCCCGCCTTGCTGTTGATGGGTTTGACAGGAATAGGATGTATTCCCTTGCCTTTTCCCATTCGCCAAATTTATAAAGCAGGTAAGGGTAGTAGGACATGTTTTCAACGTTCCACCTCGAAGCAGCTACACGTTTAACGGTTTTATTTGCTCTTACAGTATCTTTCAAGGCATCAAACCAAAGCAGAAAGGTTTCTCCTTCCTGCATACCAAATTGGTTGCTGTTACTGTAATAGGTGTAGTACTGATTATCTTTTTCGTTCCACCAGTCGGCCTCCAGGTGTTTCCTGTATTGTTGTGCTTTTTGTGCATAAAGCGCAGCTTCTTTAAGCTTTCCTTTTGTTGCCAAAATTTCCGAATAGGTGAGCATTCCCCGGTACAGGGCGGCAACCAGGTCGGCACCTGTTTTTAAGTTCGGCACGCCTTCCGAGTAAGAAGGTAATCCACGGCACCTGTGGAAAGCATCGTTTTCGTTATAAGGCGCCGGCGCATTGGGATGAGCGGGCCTTTTGAGCATAGAATCGGGATAAAGCACCCAGGCATCTATATATTCCTTTACCGTTTTTTGCTGGAAATTGACAAAGGCCGGGGCATCAATATAATGGCTGTCACCCGTCCAGAGGTACATCCGCCAGCTTGCATTTAAAATATCGAAATTGGCGGGCAGGTTATACCAAAATTCTTTATCGTTCCGGTAATCATCAGGTGCCGGCTTTGCCCATTTGTTAATTTCCCAATAGGAGCACCAGTCTTTTGACTGGGATATGTTAGCCGCAAACAGGTTAAACATATTGGTATTTTGGCGGCTCAATCCTAATATCTCGGCGCCGATGCATTGGTGGGATACATCGCGCATGCAAAATGCCGATCTGGGCGGCAGGGCCGATTCATACCATGGGCCTACAGGGTCGGTATCAGCACCTTTATAATGCAGCGCTGTTTCCTTAGCCCAGTTGAATGACTGCACAAGCTCTTTATCAGATGAGTTAAAAGTGACCTCCTTTTCCTGGGCGATAATTTTATAGCCCGTAAAAAGGAATAAGATTAAAGCTGCTTTGTATTTAAGCAAAACCATGTTGTAAGTTATAATTATAAGGTTAAATGAATTGGTAAACTAAATTTGAACTTGTATGATCGCTGTTTCATCGAATAAAACTCCGCCTGTTTGGAAAAATACTATTCTGTTCTATTCTATAAAATTATTAAATATTTTTATAGTGCCAAAATTATTTTGCAAGAATAAGCGGTGAGAAAAGGACAAATAATGCAATCATGAGTACAAGTAATATCACGGTATAATAGTGGCGGTTTTTCCAGGGCTTTATATCTACCGCGTTATTAAGCTTCAGTGTATACGGAACGGGCATGGGGTATAATTTGCCAATAACCAGCATAATGCCACAAGTAACCACAAATAAAATAGCCAGGATATGGAGAAAATGGATATGTGTATCAAAAACTAACTGCGAAAGGGCATAACATACAATAAAAAAGATCAAACCTACTTTAGCCGCAATTGCCGGAACTTTTGTTGTGACAAAGCCCATAAACATAATGGTAAATATGGGCACGTTAAAAAAGCCGTTAACTATTTGCACATAAGTATAAAAGCCATTTTTTACAAATAGGATGAGCGGGGCAATAAACATGGCAGCCAGGCAAACCACAATTTCAAATTGTTTGGCTGTTCTTAACAGTTTTTTTTCGGGTACCTGTTTTGAATGTTTGTGTAGCCAGGGCTTATAAATATTTAGCATAAACAACGTGCTGGAACTGTTAAGGCCCGCATTAAAAGTGGTAAGGGCGGCAACAAATATCACCGCGGCAATAAAACCAGCTATAAAAGGAGGGGAAACCAGGCTGTCCAGCCGCGGGAACACTTCGGCGGTATTATTCATTTTTGAAAAAACGTGTACCGCTATAATACCGGGTATGTTTAAAAGCAGGGGCGAGATCAGTTTTCCTAAAGAGGCTACGGCCAAACCTTTTTGCGAAGTTTTAAGGTCTTTTGAGGAAAGCACCTGCTGGATGATATATTGCTCGGTACCCCAGTAATAAAGATTGACCAGTAACATGCCGGTAAATAAGGTGCCAAAAGGGATGGCATCTGACGATGAGCCGATGCTATTCAAATGCTCCTTATGCACGGTAAGCAACTGGTGTAAACCTACCCGGATATCGCCATGCCCTATATATTTTAACCCAAAGAATGGCAGCAGGATTCCGCCGGTAAAAAAGCCAACCCCAAGCAGGATATCTAATGTGGTAATGGCCCTTAACCCACCCAGCATAGAAAAAAGGCAGCCGATTGTTCCCATTATCCAAACCAGGATGAGGATAACCGTGGAGTATTCTATTTTCCAAACATAAGAAAAATGAAACAAGCCATTAAAGGCCACGGCCCCTGCGTAAAGCACCGATGGTAGCAGGTTGAATATGTAGCTGACCAAAAATATAACCGAAACCAATTTACCAACACCGCGACCATACCTTGTGGTCAAAAAATCGGGTGTGGTTGCTATACCCATTTTAATGTACAGCGGCATAATAAATTCTGATACCAGCAGCATGGCCAATACCGAACTTACGCCCCAGGCCATAACAGTCATGTTATTGGTATAGGTTAGCTCGTTTTCGCCAATGATAGAGGCTGTATTGATATTGGTGAACAACAGGCCACCGCCAACAAGTAAAAATCCCAGGCTCCTGTTGGCAAAGAATAGCCCATTTAATGTACTGACCTTGGTTTTGCCAGATTTGTACCAGAAGGCAAAAGCTACTATCCCGGTAAAAAAGAGGAAGCCGATGATCATGCTGGCGTTCATAACCAGGCCTAAAGCGTATGCCGCTCAAACAGGTTCATAGGAACGGTAAGCTGTATTTTTTCTTTTGATAAAACAGCATGGCCGGCCATTTTTCCCATGTTCGAGAAATCAGCAGAAAAGGTGGTTATACCGATGATCTCTTTAGCGGGCTCATCGTTATGTGATAACACGCCGAGGTCCTTACCTGGCTTAAGTTTTTGGGTTTTACAATCGCGCATAATTTGCCATAAGGCAAAGTTGTCCAGTGTAAAATATACCTTTCCCTTTTCAACGGAACCGGGAAGGTATTCTTCTTCTATCCGGCCTTTGATGTTAAATTCTTTCAAAAACTTTTTAAAGGAATCTACAATCTCCTTCGGATCTAATGAATTTGCCGAATGATAAAATATAAATTCATCAAACTGTTTTATTTGGGGGGCCAGCTTTGAAAAAACAGCGTAGGATGCATCTCCAAACTCCTGGGTAATGTGGTTAAACTCGCCGTCCAATTGTTCAAAGCGGTCAAACATCAGGAATTTATTACGTGGGATGGTCTCCAATAATTCTTTTGTTTTAGGATGCGGAATAGGAGCAACTACGTACATGCCATATTTGCCTTTTATTTGCAGCAGGATAGTTTCAAATATTTCGATATTACCGTGGTGGAAATAAGGGGTTAGCTGTACATTCGCGCCCAGCTCGTGCCTGAAATTCCGGTAAAACTGCTCTTCAAATGTATCCAGGTTATACATCAGCAACGCCACGTTTAAAGTTTGCCCGGTATTGCCGTTACCTACAAAATAACCCAAACGGTTCTTCGCTTCTACAATTCCGCGGCTAATTAAATCTTTATAGCCTTTCACAATGGTTTCCCTTGAAAAACCAAGCTCTTTAATTAGCCGGTTTACAGATGGCAGCATTTCGTCCTGGCCAATTATTTTTTCATCTATAGAATTAATAATCCCCTGTACAAAGCGGTCGTGCTTTGAGTAAGATGGGATTTCGGCCAGCTTCCTTATTTCTTCGAAAATTCTATCCATTGAGTACGCGTAGTTTTAGGCAAAGTAAGCAAAAAAAGGCAGCTGCTTTGCTGCCTTTTTTTAAGCGTAGTATGTTTTAGTTGTAATTGGGGTTTTGTTTTAGGTTAGGGTTAATCTGTATCTCCTTGCGGGGAATAGGATAGTAATAAAAACTGGGTACCCAGGTTCTTTTTTGCATGGTGACTACCTTATAAGTAAAGGAAGTATTGGCCGGCGAGGTTGGTGTAATGGTAATACCCAATCCATCTTTTGAGCCAATTTCGGCTATTCCCCAACGGCGCAGGTCAAAATAACGGTGGCCTTCAAAACACAGCTCTATTCGCCTTTCGTGGCGAATGGCGTCTGTTAAAGCGGCCCCGGTTGCGGTTATTGCCGGCATTCCGGCCCTGTCCCTTATCTTATTCAGGTAAAGTAGTGCCTGCCCGCTGTTGCCAAGCGCTGCCTGCGCCTCTGCATAATTTAAATAAATTTCGGCCAAACGGAAAGATACCCATTGACAGGCGCTATACGGCTGAATATTAAAATTATAGCTTTCATCAACCATTTTTCGCATGGTATACCCTGTTTTCGAAGCATTCCACGGAGACAAAGAACTTTCTTTTGAATCGAGGCCGCCTTCATAAAATTGCGCGCCACGACCCTGAAAAGGAGCACCGTTATACAGGATGTCTGCATAAAACCGGGGATCCCTGTTCTGGTACGGATTTGTTCCGCTATTAGCCCAGCTAAACGGCGTTCCGTCGGCCATGTCAAAGTCCTCAACCATTTGCTCCAGCACGTTATAAGCACTATAACCGTTATAGCCATTCGGGCTAAGGTCGCGGTAAAGCGTGTTGTACCGGTCTTCCTGTACGGTAGCGCTAAACACCCGCGAGAAGATCACCTCGCTGTTGAAAAAATCGGTAAAAATGGTGTTATAAGTTGATGAATTGCCATGCAACGAATATTGACCAAGATCGATAACTGCCTTTGCCGCGTCGGAAGCGGCCTGCCAGCGGCTTGCATCATTCCCGGTGTTGTAGGTAGGGCTTGCAGCATACAGCAACAGGCGCGATTTGAGCGCGAGCGCAGCACCCAGGGTTGCTTTGCCATAATCGGCGCTGCTATAGGTTTTGGGCAGTATGGCGGCGGCAGCGGCTATATCGGCCAGAATAAAATCCCTTGTCTGGTCCCAGGTAGCCCTTGATTCGTTAAAGGTATTATCATTAACCGTGTAAACTTTGGTGATCAATGGTACCCCGCCGAAACGCTTTAACAACTCAAAGTAGCATAATGCCCTTAAAAAATGGACTTCGCCTTTCATATTGTTAAGTTGCGCTCCATGGCCTACTGTATCTGCCTGTACCACATTTTGAAAAAACTGGTTGGTTTTTTGTATAGTACTATAAAGGGTTGTCCAGTAATTAAGCGTCGAACTGTAATTTAATGGGAAGGAGCTACCCTGGTTATCAGGGGTAGCCTGGCCCAGGATGTAGGTGTTTTCATTGCACCAGTTAAAATTACTGTACAATTCATCCGTTTGCGAACCCCATCCAAATCCGCCATCCTTAAATGCAAATACAGATTCTTTATATATCTGGTTAACAAATACCTGGATAAGGGCAGGGTCTGTCCAAACCGTGTTGGTTGAAAAGGAACTGGTTGGCTGTAAGTCGAGCACTTTTTTACAGGAGATGCCCGTAAAAAACAATAGTGTTAAACTAAAGATTGTATATATTTTTTTCATCACACAAATCATTTAAAATGTAACATTTACGCCAAGATTGATGATCCGTTGAAGCGGATAGGTTCTTCCGTAATTTTGAGAAGAGTTAGGGTTTAGCAGTGAGCTTATGTTAGACGGACTTTCGGGGTCAAAAGAGGGGCCGAATTTGTCAATCGAAAATAAATTGTTTCCGCTGATGAATATCCTGGCGCCTTTTACTTTAATTCTGCTTAACAACTCTTTGGAAAAGCTATAACCAATCTCTACATTTTTCAACCGAAGAAAAGCATCGTTCCGCAGCCAAAAGGTAGATGGGTAAGTATTTGAGCCGAATGTTCTTTCGGTGGGGCCGTTGAAGGTGCGGGGGTAGGTATTGTCGCCTTCCTTTTGCCAGCGGCCAGTGAAAAACTCTTCGGGCATATTTAAACCGCCGGGCATTAAAAGAGCCTGGGCTTTTGCCTGTCCCTGGAAGAAAATTGTAAAATCAAAATTCTTGTATTTACCTCCCAACGTAAGCCCATACATTATCTGTGGGGTATTTGACAAAGTGTTCCGTACCTTGTCCAGGTCATTTATTACACCATCGCCATTTACATCCTTGTACCTGATATCTCCAACACCTGTATTT is drawn from Mucilaginibacter ginsenosidivorax and contains these coding sequences:
- a CDS encoding winged helix-turn-helix domain-containing protein translates to MDRIFEEIRKLAEIPSYSKHDRFVQGIINSIDEKIIGQDEMLPSVNRLIKELGFSRETIVKGYKDLISRGIVEAKNRLGYFVGNGNTGQTLNVALLMYNLDTFEEQFYRNFRHELGANVQLTPYFHHGNIEIFETILLQIKGKYGMYVVAPIPHPKTKELLETIPRNKFLMFDRFEQLDGEFNHITQEFGDASYAVFSKLAPQIKQFDEFIFYHSANSLDPKEIVDSFKKFLKEFNIKGRIEEEYLPGSVEKGKVYFTLDNFALWQIMRDCKTQKLKPGKDLGVLSHNDEPAKEIIGITTFSADFSNMGKMAGHAVLSKEKIQLTVPMNLFERHTL
- a CDS encoding solute:sodium symporter family transporter; translation: MNASMIIGFLFFTGIVAFAFWYKSGKTKVSTLNGLFFANRSLGFLLVGGGLLFTNINTASIIGENELTYTNNMTVMAWGVSSVLAMLLVSEFIMPLYIKMGIATTPDFLTTRYGRGVGKLVSVIFLVSYIFNLLPSVLYAGAVAFNGLFHFSYVWKIEYSTVILILVWIMGTIGCLFSMLGGLRAITTLDILLGVGFFTGGILLPFFGLKYIGHGDIRVGLHQLLTVHKEHLNSIGSSSDAIPFGTLFTGMLLVNLYYWGTEQYIIQQVLSSKDLKTSQKGLAVASLGKLISPLLLNIPGIIAVHVFSKMNNTAEVFPRLDSLVSPPFIAGFIAAVIFVAALTTFNAGLNSSSTLFMLNIYKPWLHKHSKQVPEKKLLRTAKQFEIVVCLAAMFIAPLILFVKNGFYTYVQIVNGFFNVPIFTIMFMGFVTTKVPAIAAKVGLIFFIVCYALSQLVFDTHIHFLHILAILFVVTCGIMLVIGKLYPMPVPYTLKLNNAVDIKPWKNRHYYTVILLVLMIALFVLFSPLILAK
- a CDS encoding RagB/SusD family nutrient uptake outer membrane protein, producing MKKIYTIFSLTLLFFTGISCKKVLDLQPTSSFSTNTVWTDPALIQVFVNQIYKESVFAFKDGGFGWGSQTDELYSNFNWCNENTYILGQATPDNQGSSFPLNYSSTLNYWTTLYSTIQKTNQFFQNVVQADTVGHGAQLNNMKGEVHFLRALCYFELLKRFGGVPLITKVYTVNDNTFNESRATWDQTRDFILADIAAAAAILPKTYSSADYGKATLGAALALKSRLLLYAASPTYNTGNDASRWQAASDAAKAVIDLGQYSLHGNSSTYNTIFTDFFNSEVIFSRVFSATVQEDRYNTLYRDLSPNGYNGYSAYNVLEQMVEDFDMADGTPFSWANSGTNPYQNRDPRFYADILYNGAPFQGRGAQFYEGGLDSKESSLSPWNASKTGYTMRKMVDESYNFNIQPYSACQWVSFRLAEIYLNYAEAQAALGNSGQALLYLNKIRDRAGMPAITATGAALTDAIRHERRIELCFEGHRYFDLRRWGIAEIGSKDGLGITITPTSPANTSFTYKVVTMQKRTWVPSFYYYPIPRKEIQINPNLKQNPNYN